The genome window ATCCTTCCGCCTACTTCTAAGACTTCCATCGCTTGAGGCAGAACCATTTCCAGCGCCTCTAATTCCTTGTTGACGGCGATTCGGAGAGCTTGGAATGTTTTAGTGGCCGGGTTTATCCCTAATTTATTTTTTAAAGGAATCGCTCTTTTTATTATTTCCGCCAGCTGGAAAGTTGTTTCTATTTTTTTTCTCTGTCTGGCCTCTTTTATTTCTTTAGCTATTCTTTGGCTGAATTTTTCTTCGCCATATTTTTTTAAAATTTCTTGCAGTTCCGGAAACGTCCATTTATTTATTATTTCTTCGGCTGTTAATGCGTTATCCATGCTATATCTCATATCCAGAGGCTCGTCTTTTAGAAAGGAGAAGCCCTTGCCACTTTCTTCCAAATGCCAGCTGGACATTCCCAGATCCAATAATATTCCTGAAATCGGACCAAAGCTGTTTTCCCTAACTATCTCTTTTAAATTGGAAAAGTTTTCACAAATTTTTATCAAGCGATTTTCATTTACGTCTTTCAGCGACTCTTCGTCTTGATCTATCCCCAGAACCTTGCCGATCGGCCTTGTAAGCTCCAGAATTGCCATACTGTGTCCTGCCTTTCCCAGTGTGCAGTCAATAAAGTTTTCATTCGGCTGCGGATTTAAGTATTGAAGGACTTCTTTTTTTAGAACAGGAATGTGCGTCATTTTAAATTCCCAGTTCTTTTAATTTTTCAGCCATACTTCCGACTTCTTTTTCCGTTTTCTTTTTGTAA of Candidatus Nealsonbacteria bacterium CG07_land_8_20_14_0_80_39_13 contains these proteins:
- a CDS encoding 16S rRNA (cytosine(1402)-N(4))-methyltransferase, translated to MTHIPVLKKEVLQYLNPQPNENFIDCTLGKAGHSMAILELTRPIGKVLGIDQDEESLKDVNENRLIKICENFSNLKEIVRENSFGPISGILLDLGMSSWHLEESGKGFSFLKDEPLDMRYSMDNALTAEEIINKWTFPELQEILKKYGEEKFSQRIAKEIKEARQRKKIETTFQLAEIIKRAIPLKNKLGINPATKTFQALRIAVNKELEALEMVLPQAMEVLEVGGRMAIISFHSLEDRIVKNFFREEQKKQHLEILTKKPIIASPEEILNNLRSRSAKLRLAKKIN